The proteins below are encoded in one region of Reichenbachiella sp. 5M10:
- the purD gene encoding phosphoribosylamine--glycine ligase: MNVLVIGAGGREHTLIWKIKQSPLCGQVYAAPGNAGTQDLATNLPYGVNDFEKIGQAVLEHNIELVVVGPEEPLVKGIRNYFATTEALQDILLVGPDETGARLEGSKDFSKEFMQRHGVPTAGSKTITKDNIAEGKAFLKEVEAPYVLKADGLAAGKGVIITEDIQEAENTLDEMLAGKFGEASSKVLIEEYLHGIELSVFVLTDGKDYLILPEAKDYKRIGEGDTGPNTGGMGAVSPVPFADAAFMKNVEEKVIKPTVEGLEKDNIDYVGFIFIGLMNKDGEPNVIEYNVRMGDPETEAVLPRIKSDLLQHLIAAGKKELKNEKIEIGNETATTVVAVSAGYPGSYPKGLPISGIDSVTEGIIFHAGTIPEGNAILTNGGRVLTSTALGSSIQDALDLSYANLNKIQWEGMNYRKDIGQDLLKYIS; this comes from the coding sequence ATGAATGTACTTGTCATAGGAGCTGGAGGCAGAGAACACACACTAATCTGGAAGATCAAACAAAGTCCACTTTGTGGTCAAGTCTATGCTGCACCCGGCAATGCAGGCACACAAGATCTTGCCACCAACTTGCCATATGGCGTCAATGATTTTGAAAAAATAGGTCAAGCTGTACTAGAACACAACATTGAACTCGTAGTAGTTGGACCAGAAGAGCCACTCGTCAAGGGCATTCGAAACTATTTTGCCACTACCGAAGCTCTCCAAGACATCCTCCTCGTAGGGCCTGACGAGACGGGCGCTCGATTGGAAGGCAGCAAAGACTTCTCCAAGGAGTTCATGCAGCGACATGGAGTCCCCACTGCGGGATCCAAAACCATCACAAAAGACAACATCGCAGAGGGAAAGGCATTCCTCAAAGAAGTAGAGGCACCTTATGTCCTCAAAGCCGATGGACTCGCCGCAGGCAAAGGCGTCATCATTACAGAAGACATCCAAGAAGCAGAAAACACACTCGATGAAATGCTCGCGGGCAAATTTGGCGAGGCAAGTAGCAAAGTCCTCATCGAAGAATATCTTCACGGTATTGAACTGTCGGTTTTTGTACTGACCGATGGCAAAGACTATCTTATCCTACCCGAAGCAAAGGACTACAAGCGTATCGGCGAAGGCGATACTGGCCCTAATACAGGTGGAATGGGCGCTGTCTCTCCTGTACCTTTCGCAGATGCAGCTTTCATGAAAAATGTCGAAGAAAAAGTCATCAAACCTACCGTCGAAGGCTTAGAAAAAGACAACATCGACTATGTCGGTTTCATCTTCATCGGACTGATGAATAAAGACGGTGAGCCTAATGTCATCGAATACAATGTACGCATGGGTGACCCAGAAACAGAAGCTGTATTGCCACGCATCAAATCTGATCTGCTCCAGCACCTCATTGCCGCTGGGAAAAAAGAACTCAAAAACGAAAAAATCGAAATCGGTAACGAAACGGCTACCACAGTAGTCGCCGTATCTGCAGGATATCCGGGTTCGTACCCCAAGGGGCTACCAATCTCGGGAATCGACTCTGTGACCGAAGGCATCATATTCCATGCAGGGACTATACCAGAAGGAAATGCCATTTTGACCAATGGAGGACGAGTATTGACTTCTACTGCTCTAGGCAGCTCTATTCAAGACGCTCTCGACCTATCCTATGCTAACCTAAACAAGATCCAATGGGAAGGAATGAATTACAGAAAAGATATCGGTCAAGATCTCCTAAAATACATTTCATAA
- a CDS encoding regulatory iron-sulfur-containing complex subunit RicT, producing the protein MSGCSSCGVLTAADGSVKGCQSNGGCSSGGCNKMNVFDWLSNMDMPTVDRFDILEIRFKNGRKEFHRNSNDLDLYPGDAVVVDVPNGHHVGYVSLQGELVRLQMQKKKVKNDDDIRSIYRLATEKDLEKFESVKKRENPTLFRTREIINSLKLNMKLTDIEYQADNSKATFYYSADERVDFRELIKQLASEFKIRVEMRQISLRQEASRLGGIGSCGRELCCSTWLSEFKSVSTSAARYQNLSLNPSKLSGQCGRLKCCLNYELDTYMDALKDIPKVEKGLLTQKGEARLQKTDIFRKIMWFGYKNDNAWIALDTARVVEVQKMNAQGKTPETLIEDIKGGERAEFQSLNSDLEQMDKKYTKKSKPKNANRKRRNKKRKGPNNPQQAQNENKKPNPQKKKPNKS; encoded by the coding sequence ATGTCAGGATGTAGTTCATGTGGAGTGCTCACTGCCGCTGACGGAAGCGTCAAAGGCTGTCAGAGCAATGGAGGGTGTAGTAGCGGTGGCTGCAACAAGATGAACGTATTTGATTGGCTATCCAACATGGATATGCCGACCGTAGACCGCTTTGACATCTTAGAGATTCGGTTCAAAAATGGACGAAAGGAGTTTCATCGCAACAGCAACGACTTGGACCTCTACCCAGGCGATGCAGTCGTTGTGGATGTGCCCAATGGGCATCACGTAGGATACGTGTCTCTCCAAGGCGAACTCGTACGGCTCCAGATGCAAAAGAAAAAAGTCAAAAACGATGACGACATTCGAAGCATCTACAGACTAGCTACCGAAAAGGATTTGGAAAAGTTTGAATCGGTAAAAAAACGTGAGAACCCCACTTTGTTTAGGACCCGAGAGATCATCAACAGTCTCAAACTCAACATGAAGTTGACAGACATTGAGTACCAAGCGGACAATTCAAAAGCAACCTTTTATTACTCAGCAGACGAAAGGGTAGATTTTAGGGAATTGATCAAGCAACTCGCCTCTGAATTTAAGATTCGCGTGGAGATGCGCCAAATCAGTCTCCGGCAAGAGGCCAGCCGCCTAGGAGGAATTGGCTCATGCGGTCGTGAGCTATGTTGTTCGACTTGGCTATCTGAGTTCAAAAGTGTCTCGACCTCTGCCGCACGCTACCAAAACCTATCTCTCAACCCCAGCAAACTCTCTGGGCAATGTGGTCGCCTCAAGTGCTGCCTCAACTACGAACTTGACACCTATATGGATGCGCTCAAGGACATACCAAAAGTAGAAAAGGGACTCTTGACACAAAAAGGCGAAGCTAGGCTACAAAAAACTGACATCTTTCGCAAGATCATGTGGTTTGGGTATAAAAATGACAATGCATGGATCGCACTCGATACGGCTCGCGTGGTAGAAGTACAAAAAATGAATGCGCAAGGCAAAACCCCAGAGACTCTCATCGAAGACATCAAAGGGGGAGAGCGTGCTGAGTTTCAATCACTCAATAGTGATTTGGAGCAAATGGACAAAAAATACACGAAGAAGTCCAAGCCGAAAAATGCCAACAGAAAAAGGCGAAACAAAAAAAGAAAGGGACCTAACAACCCTCAGCAGGCTCAAAACGAGAACAAGAAACCTAACCCTCAAAAAAAGAAACCCAATAAGTCATGA
- a CDS encoding gliding motility lipoprotein GldH — protein MKTRLISLAVALGCLLLWSCTDDVVINQNQDISQGIWHVDSLASFTFEIPDSTNQYNISYHVRNAVNYPFYNLYVTYYLEDSAANILDSKLQELILFDKKSGQPLGEGMGDLFDNEILVFKNKKFDYSGTYTFKIKQFMRMEELPGIMSFGLKVQQTEL, from the coding sequence ATGAAAACTCGCCTTATATCTCTTGCCGTAGCTCTTGGCTGCCTACTCCTGTGGTCCTGTACTGATGATGTAGTCATCAACCAAAACCAAGATATCAGCCAAGGTATTTGGCACGTAGACTCCTTGGCCTCTTTTACTTTTGAGATCCCAGATTCGACCAACCAATACAACATCTCCTATCACGTTCGCAATGCAGTCAATTACCCGTTTTACAACCTGTATGTGACCTATTATCTCGAAGACTCAGCTGCCAACATTTTGGATTCAAAGCTTCAAGAACTTATTTTATTTGACAAAAAAAGTGGCCAACCACTTGGCGAAGGAATGGGAGATCTCTTCGACAATGAAATCCTAGTTTTCAAAAACAAAAAATTTGATTACAGCGGCACTTACACCTTCAAGATCAAGCAATTTATGAGAATGGAAGAACTCCCTGGCATCATGTCCTTCGGTCTCAAAGTGCAACAAACAGAACTGTAA
- a CDS encoding AAA domain-containing protein: MQEILKSYLRRLTNLSGNNRSLLLLKLLADQFIDIHDFDFALNEPSFKIMDGVMARKTKIPLCSIQDSRDQDSNKLSTRLKKMKRIDHLLFEERGVRDLYVGWPFIKGKFNDGTLVRCPLMFFPVTLESDDQQWYLQFRKDVNITLNKSFVLAYAFYNTLPLDENLLERVFDDFDRESTGFRTDLYELLKKHNMEVNFNQDNFKDELRAFAHYKKTDMESSENEGELKLFPEAVLGIFPQAGSYLVPDYMTLLEEDKYASLEDFFLERNLDEEDEEKGSSSYYRFLKRVKEDQTFTPFKMDAYQENAIKAIKKGNSAVVQGPPGTGKSQLICNLVADYIARGKNVLVVSQKRAALDVVFERLKEKQLNDFIGLLHDFKNDRKPIYEQLEGQVNRLNDYSGMNNSLDALQIERNFLKTSRRIDQLEEELEEFKDALFDESECGLSVKELYLTSNPHEGFFALNQEYRRFQFDDVDDFVKKIRTYSRYASHFLNEGYAWYKRLSFAAYTVSDLSMITKHLEEMHSYIHVLETVTEKAVGKKLKFEDAVEIIDKREDLSHLSELLNEQLVYHGVLKLHKIGHRPITKKEVVEVEKNTMQFFKGKGPELSLQSAELGRFQEVLERGISARENIFKWFLWKFFSKDKIFITRVLVANQLKNNKEDFSTLVTMVDNRLNLEHNLSQFKSREGLNRLPEVYDRINVQNWFFYQKQAIEARDLLNGVRPLRDYISVETHDEITYTTKLKKLVTALEPIADKLSNWLEYFSIPQMREIFSKQMETDFLLSTLKKDFDSLCEFDKLTDTLSVEEKSIIEKLKDSNVEEDEWEGMFLNSLKLAWIEHIELKYPILRAVSSNKLEDMQSELQECVREKLRISNEILLIKARERVYKNAEYNRLNNMVTYRDLYHQVTKKRRIWPVRKLIASFPREIFDLMPCWLASPESVSAIFPMEKMFDLVIFDEASQCFVEKGLPAMYRGKQVVIAGDDKQLKPNDLYQIRWEEENEEELPELDYDSLLNLASQHIMQVQLNGHYRSKSVDLIRFSNEHFYDKRLKMLPDFEEVNQHQVAIEYMKVDGVWEKNHNHIEAVHVVRLVKRLLEERPSLEIGIVTFNARQQLYIMEYLEKYAMDHNFLIPETLIVKNIENIQGDEKDVIIFSTVYAPDASGKLNMQFGSLNAEGGENRLNVAVTRSREKIYLVSSILPQQLRVEDSKNEGPKLLKKYLEYAHQVSEGKLIKYDSSDTGHTQEWYLKSRIAKLGYEHFENIDLVEEFPDIDLTIKEGEDYAGAVITDDMYYHQSVSVKDAHVYRDFTLRQKKWPFTRVYSRQLWMDPQHVKERINRLISRNIKE, encoded by the coding sequence ATGCAAGAGATTCTAAAATCATACCTACGCCGATTGACCAATCTGTCAGGCAACAATCGTTCGCTGTTGCTACTCAAATTGCTGGCTGATCAATTCATTGATATCCATGATTTTGACTTTGCACTCAATGAGCCGTCCTTTAAGATAATGGATGGGGTGATGGCGCGAAAAACCAAGATACCGCTGTGTAGCATACAGGATAGTAGAGACCAAGACAGCAACAAACTCTCGACACGTCTAAAAAAAATGAAACGTATCGATCACCTCTTGTTTGAGGAAAGGGGAGTTCGTGATTTGTATGTGGGGTGGCCTTTCATCAAGGGAAAATTCAACGATGGGACTTTGGTACGGTGTCCGTTGATGTTTTTTCCTGTGACACTAGAGTCTGATGATCAGCAGTGGTATCTCCAGTTTCGCAAGGATGTGAATATCACGCTCAACAAATCTTTTGTATTGGCTTATGCTTTTTACAATACACTGCCTTTGGACGAGAACTTATTGGAGCGAGTATTTGATGATTTTGACAGAGAGAGCACTGGTTTTCGTACGGATCTCTATGAGCTGCTCAAGAAGCACAACATGGAGGTGAATTTCAATCAGGACAATTTTAAGGATGAACTTAGAGCTTTCGCTCACTACAAAAAGACAGACATGGAGTCCTCTGAAAACGAGGGGGAGCTCAAGTTGTTTCCTGAGGCAGTTTTAGGGATTTTCCCACAGGCGGGTTCCTATCTTGTGCCAGACTACATGACTCTCCTTGAGGAGGATAAATATGCCTCGCTGGAGGATTTTTTCTTGGAGAGGAACCTGGATGAGGAGGACGAAGAAAAAGGGTCTTCTTCCTACTACCGGTTTTTGAAACGGGTGAAGGAGGACCAGACTTTCACTCCCTTCAAAATGGATGCTTACCAAGAAAACGCGATCAAAGCCATCAAAAAGGGAAACTCTGCAGTCGTACAAGGGCCTCCGGGTACTGGTAAATCTCAATTGATTTGTAACCTCGTGGCGGATTACATCGCTCGGGGCAAAAACGTACTGGTCGTGAGCCAAAAGCGTGCTGCATTGGATGTGGTGTTTGAGCGGTTGAAAGAAAAGCAGCTGAATGATTTCATCGGGCTCTTGCATGATTTTAAGAATGACAGGAAGCCAATCTACGAACAACTCGAGGGGCAAGTCAATAGACTCAATGACTACAGTGGGATGAATAACTCACTGGATGCGCTGCAAATAGAGAGAAACTTCCTCAAAACGAGTCGGCGCATTGATCAGTTAGAGGAGGAGCTGGAGGAGTTTAAGGACGCCTTGTTTGATGAGTCAGAATGTGGGCTTTCGGTCAAAGAGCTCTACCTCACATCCAACCCACACGAAGGGTTTTTTGCCCTCAATCAAGAGTATCGTCGTTTTCAATTTGATGATGTCGATGATTTTGTCAAAAAAATAAGAACCTATAGTCGCTATGCGAGCCATTTTCTCAACGAAGGCTATGCGTGGTACAAACGGCTATCGTTTGCAGCATATACTGTGTCGGACTTGTCCATGATTACCAAGCACCTGGAGGAGATGCATAGCTATATCCATGTATTGGAGACGGTCACAGAGAAGGCTGTGGGAAAGAAATTGAAATTCGAAGATGCTGTAGAGATTATCGATAAGCGGGAGGACTTGTCACACTTGTCAGAGTTGCTGAATGAGCAGTTGGTCTACCATGGAGTCTTGAAATTGCATAAAATAGGTCATCGGCCGATCACAAAGAAGGAAGTGGTCGAGGTAGAGAAAAATACGATGCAATTCTTTAAAGGAAAGGGCCCAGAATTGTCTCTGCAAAGCGCAGAGTTGGGGAGATTCCAGGAGGTGTTAGAGCGTGGGATCAGTGCACGTGAGAATATCTTCAAGTGGTTTTTATGGAAGTTTTTTTCCAAGGATAAAATATTCATCACGCGGGTGTTGGTAGCGAACCAACTCAAAAACAACAAGGAAGATTTTTCCACATTGGTGACCATGGTGGACAATCGTCTCAATCTCGAACATAATCTGTCCCAGTTCAAAAGCAGAGAAGGGCTCAATCGGCTACCAGAAGTCTATGACCGCATCAATGTACAGAACTGGTTTTTTTATCAAAAGCAGGCGATCGAAGCGAGAGATTTGCTCAATGGCGTCAGGCCGTTGAGAGATTATATCTCCGTCGAGACCCATGATGAGATTACATATACGACGAAGCTCAAAAAGCTAGTGACTGCACTGGAGCCTATCGCAGATAAGCTCAGCAATTGGTTGGAATACTTCTCTATTCCTCAGATGCGGGAGATTTTTTCCAAGCAAATGGAAACGGACTTTTTGTTGTCAACGCTCAAGAAGGATTTTGATTCCTTATGTGAGTTTGATAAGCTGACCGATACGCTGTCTGTGGAGGAAAAAAGTATCATCGAGAAACTCAAGGATTCGAACGTAGAGGAGGACGAATGGGAGGGTATGTTTTTGAATTCACTCAAACTCGCATGGATAGAGCATATCGAACTAAAGTATCCGATACTGCGTGCTGTCAGCTCCAACAAGCTAGAGGATATGCAGTCCGAATTGCAGGAGTGTGTGCGAGAAAAACTTCGAATCAGCAATGAAATCTTACTGATCAAAGCACGCGAGCGAGTGTACAAAAATGCCGAATACAACCGTCTCAATAACATGGTGACGTATCGAGACTTGTATCATCAGGTGACCAAGAAGCGAAGAATATGGCCTGTGCGAAAGTTGATTGCGAGTTTTCCTAGGGAGATATTTGATTTGATGCCGTGCTGGCTGGCTTCTCCCGAATCGGTGTCCGCGATTTTTCCGATGGAAAAGATGTTTGATCTTGTGATTTTTGACGAAGCTTCTCAGTGTTTTGTGGAAAAAGGATTGCCAGCGATGTATCGAGGCAAGCAAGTGGTGATCGCAGGAGATGACAAGCAGCTCAAACCCAATGATCTCTACCAGATTCGTTGGGAAGAAGAAAACGAAGAGGAATTGCCAGAGTTGGATTATGATTCGTTGCTGAATCTGGCGTCACAGCACATCATGCAGGTGCAGCTCAATGGTCACTATCGCAGCAAAAGTGTAGATCTTATCCGTTTTTCTAATGAGCACTTCTACGACAAGCGTCTAAAAATGCTGCCAGATTTTGAAGAGGTCAATCAACACCAAGTGGCCATCGAATATATGAAGGTCGATGGGGTGTGGGAGAAGAATCATAATCATATCGAAGCGGTACATGTCGTGAGGTTGGTCAAGAGGCTATTGGAAGAGCGCCCTTCTTTGGAAATAGGAATAGTGACTTTCAATGCACGGCAACAACTCTACATTATGGAGTACCTCGAGAAGTATGCCATGGATCATAATTTCTTGATCCCAGAGACACTGATTGTCAAAAACATTGAAAATATTCAAGGGGATGAAAAGGATGTGATCATCTTTTCGACAGTATATGCGCCAGATGCATCGGGCAAGCTAAACATGCAGTTTGGTAGTCTCAATGCCGAAGGGGGAGAAAATCGCCTCAACGTGGCGGTGACTCGTTCGCGTGAGAAAATCTATCTCGTGTCAAGTATATTGCCGCAGCAGCTCCGTGTGGAAGATAGTAAAAATGAGGGGCCGAAGCTTCTCAAAAAGTATCTCGAATATGCACATCAGGTGTCTGAGGGCAAGCTGATCAAGTATGATTCTTCGGACACTGGGCATACTCAGGAGTGGTATTTGAAAAGCCGAATTGCCAAATTGGGCTATGAGCATTTTGAGAACATTGATCTTGTCGAGGAGTTTCCCGACATTGATCTGACAATCAAAGAAGGAGAGGATTATGCTGGAGCAGTGATCACTGACGATATGTATTATCATCAGTCTGTATCGGTCAAAGATGCGCATGTCTACCGAGACTTTACACTTCGCCAAAAGAAGTGGCCGTTTACTAGAGTATATAGTAGGCAGCTCTGGATGGACCCGCAGCACGTCAAAGAGCGAATCAATAGACTCATCTCCCGAAACATCAAAGAGTAG
- a CDS encoding helix-hairpin-helix domain-containing protein, whose amino-acid sequence MEIRGLFVLIPVTLFMLFVPQLYKAYWLASHPTMDEEDARLLAEWKEQLRARISAEEEVLAMNTERFDPNHIDGAQWRDRGFKPKIAERIIRYRDKGGQFRQKEDVMKIYGIDTALVKAYFDYMVFPVREKPKAQWAEPSRPKGPTEEVYRKESKLREPQKREVYNLSTADTTQLQSIRGIGSYWSRSVVDYREKLGGFVDRMQVYEIYYMKDSVADLILTHTSFDPVPLRQINVNTATVDELAAHPYIRFKLAHAVVKYREQHGDYELLDDIKKIVILKEEEYSKIRPYLKISD is encoded by the coding sequence ATGGAAATCAGAGGTTTGTTCGTACTCATTCCCGTTACGCTGTTCATGTTATTTGTGCCACAGCTTTACAAAGCGTATTGGCTAGCCAGTCACCCTACGATGGATGAAGAGGATGCTAGACTACTTGCCGAGTGGAAAGAACAATTGCGTGCCCGTATCAGCGCAGAGGAGGAAGTGTTAGCAATGAACACAGAGCGGTTCGATCCGAACCATATCGATGGAGCGCAATGGAGGGATAGGGGATTCAAGCCGAAGATTGCCGAACGAATCATTCGCTATCGAGACAAAGGAGGGCAGTTTAGGCAAAAGGAGGATGTCATGAAGATTTATGGGATAGACACGGCTTTGGTCAAAGCGTACTTTGACTACATGGTTTTCCCCGTTCGGGAAAAGCCAAAGGCTCAGTGGGCGGAACCTTCCAGACCAAAGGGGCCGACCGAGGAGGTTTATCGAAAGGAAAGCAAGCTGCGTGAGCCTCAGAAGAGAGAAGTGTACAACCTGAGTACTGCGGATACGACACAGCTCCAATCGATTCGTGGGATCGGGTCCTACTGGTCACGATCTGTGGTAGACTATCGTGAAAAGCTAGGTGGGTTTGTGGATCGAATGCAGGTCTACGAGATTTACTATATGAAGGACAGTGTCGCGGATTTGATCCTTACTCACACGAGCTTTGATCCAGTGCCTTTGCGACAAATCAATGTGAATACAGCAACTGTGGATGAGCTAGCTGCTCACCCATACATTCGATTCAAATTGGCGCATGCTGTGGTCAAGTATAGAGAGCAGCACGGAGACTATGAACTGCTCGATGACATCAAAAAGATTGTGATACTGAAGGAGGAGGAGTATTCTAAAATCAGGCCCTATCTAAAAATTTCAGATTAA
- the prfA gene encoding peptide chain release factor 1 has product MIDKLEEIKHRFEEVGQLIVQPEAMSDMSNYSKLSKEYKDLEKIVKKYDEYSTVLENLKNSKEILETEKDPEFREMAKMELDELEPQKEKLEETLKEMLIPKDPNDDKNSILEIRAGAGGDEAAIFAGDLFRMYQRYAEKQGWKLNVMDLTEGTSGGYKEIISMVTGEDVYGKMKFESGVHRVQRVPATETQGRVHTSAATVAVLPEMEEVDVQIDMNDVRKDTFCSSGPGGQSVNTTYSAIRLTHLPTGLVVSCQDEKSQIKNLEKALKVLRGRIYDIELKKHNDEVGAQRKSMVGSGDRSDKIRTYNYAQGRVTDHRIGYSQHNLPTVMDGEIGNFIEELRIAENATKLKDGEM; this is encoded by the coding sequence ATGATTGACAAGTTAGAAGAAATAAAGCACAGATTTGAAGAGGTGGGACAGCTGATCGTACAGCCTGAAGCGATGAGTGATATGTCCAATTACTCGAAACTGAGCAAGGAGTACAAGGACCTGGAGAAGATTGTCAAGAAGTATGATGAGTACAGCACGGTACTAGAAAATCTCAAAAATTCTAAGGAGATACTCGAAACCGAAAAGGATCCTGAGTTTAGGGAGATGGCCAAGATGGAGCTTGACGAACTGGAGCCACAGAAAGAGAAGCTGGAAGAGACACTCAAAGAGATGCTGATCCCAAAAGATCCGAATGATGACAAGAACTCGATTTTGGAAATCCGAGCGGGAGCTGGAGGTGACGAAGCAGCGATTTTTGCAGGAGACTTGTTTCGTATGTATCAGCGCTATGCGGAGAAGCAAGGTTGGAAACTCAACGTGATGGACTTGACCGAAGGGACCTCTGGAGGTTATAAAGAGATAATCAGTATGGTCACAGGAGAGGACGTCTATGGCAAGATGAAATTCGAATCGGGTGTACATCGGGTACAGAGAGTGCCAGCTACGGAGACCCAAGGCAGGGTGCACACCTCAGCTGCTACCGTAGCAGTACTGCCGGAGATGGAGGAGGTAGATGTACAGATCGATATGAATGACGTACGGAAGGACACGTTCTGCTCGAGTGGGCCAGGGGGACAGTCGGTCAATACGACCTATTCGGCCATACGTTTGACTCACCTTCCTACTGGACTCGTCGTATCTTGTCAGGACGAAAAAAGTCAAATCAAGAACCTGGAGAAGGCTCTCAAGGTATTGCGCGGTAGAATCTACGATATCGAGCTCAAAAAGCACAACGACGAAGTGGGTGCTCAGCGTAAATCCATGGTGGGTAGTGGTGACCGCTCAGATAAGATCCGTACCTATAACTATGCGCAAGGGCGGGTGACAGATCATCGTATAGGCTACTCACAGCACAATCTACCGACGGTCATGGATGGAGAGATTGGCAATTTCATCGAAGAGTTACGTATCGCCGAAAATGCAACCAAGCTCAAAGACGGGGAGATGTAA
- a CDS encoding universal stress protein: MRNLKNILVCLDGTNLDDSLLEYSSVMAGFFSDKATKTTFIHVAETNVDSGLQKALEDKVNKLFSLDCEKEVVIIQGTGAHHILGWDRLKEIDIILMGIKPKSISSGVNATKVLNGSLCSVLLVPVTNHYEISRVMIPLDFSESSLRSINAALRIKEHNDIEIILQHVYYVPMGYGSTGKTYEEFAEIMHKNRIKEFETFMSVNKLDASQLEVVYTLDEDHDPSDNIYALAKEREADLIIIASTGRTKAASMLIGSTAVSLVRYDKDIPCLVVKDKEESLGFFDALLKI; encoded by the coding sequence ATGCGCAATCTTAAGAATATATTAGTTTGTTTGGATGGTACCAATTTGGATGACTCCCTGCTCGAGTATAGCTCGGTGATGGCGGGCTTTTTTTCAGACAAGGCCACCAAAACGACATTTATCCATGTAGCAGAGACCAATGTAGATTCGGGACTTCAAAAAGCACTGGAAGACAAAGTCAACAAGCTCTTTAGTTTGGATTGTGAAAAAGAAGTGGTGATCATCCAAGGAACAGGGGCACATCATATTTTGGGGTGGGATCGTCTCAAAGAAATAGACATCATACTCATGGGGATCAAACCCAAGTCTATATCATCGGGAGTGAATGCCACCAAGGTGCTCAATGGCTCTCTATGTTCGGTACTGTTGGTGCCAGTGACCAATCACTATGAAATCAGTCGAGTGATGATTCCGTTGGACTTTTCGGAGAGTTCGCTTCGCTCTATCAATGCGGCATTGCGTATCAAAGAGCACAACGATATTGAAATCATTCTGCAGCATGTGTATTATGTGCCAATGGGCTATGGCAGTACAGGCAAAACCTACGAGGAGTTTGCGGAAATTATGCACAAAAACCGGATCAAGGAATTTGAGACATTTATGTCGGTCAATAAGTTGGATGCAAGCCAGCTTGAGGTAGTTTATACGCTAGACGAAGACCATGATCCGTCTGACAACATCTACGCATTGGCCAAGGAAAGGGAGGCAGACTTGATTATCATCGCTTCGACTGGCCGTACGAAAGCCGCTTCTATGCTGATCGGGAGTACTGCGGTGAGTTTGGTGCGCTATGACAAGGATATCCCGTGTTTGGTGGTCAAAGACAAAGAAGAAAGCTTAGGGTTTTTTGATGCTTTGCTCAAAATCTAG